In Triticum aestivum cultivar Chinese Spring chromosome 5B, IWGSC CS RefSeq v2.1, whole genome shotgun sequence, the following proteins share a genomic window:
- the LOC123117123 gene encoding uncharacterized protein — protein sequence MPTGVAPGSEEEMFLATIVARESEEETAMATEVAPEPEEKTIVFPDWVMLDRFGRTHSHADLDAAREAANKKKTAVEVVTATGHRCCLSFALSDPPEVSYLDLEWPREGSVEPVGPSRLPAYPYVRATDEDLVLFEISIPSQPYDLPSDLFVYTAGRTPWVDQLPLYTEPMVRPFLMSKFTTGILRLPDNSYIVSDLKVYQKKKGPENYSMFVELCVFNSKTKEWKHFLEKPAPQPQDESNTQFPILWSTKEVLAFGRRFLCCVDYLSGVLLCDFSNLESPVLHFVPFPGEDGYCEKLQIMPFLGGKENSKKAQMAKCLAARFRRVSVSQGMMHFVRIDGWCPGLERSQGQQQPLQKITVWTLDIGDGSKFKWKIHWGINLDLLWAQDGFHALDIPRCLPEFPFVCANNPDALCCLLSKEELSGQPWMIMVDMNQEDLQTSTKHVNQQPYNAACVNEKKPMEAHQIFFSNVPLLPTVFSKYLVRPTVIPRDSKLKLAASSSEETGESLSLQCEFEDLKTDDPAWNLLLVGHTKDGFCPQCCTDRMRMMG from the exons ATGCCCACCGGAGTCGCGCCAGGGTCGGAGGAGGAGATGTTCTTAGCCACCATAGTTGCGCGagagtcggaggaggagaccgccATGGCCACCGAAGTCGCGCCAGAGCCAGAGGAGAAGACCATCGTATTCCCCGATTGGGTGATGCTGGATCGCTTCGGCCGCACCCACAGCCATGCCGACCTAGACGCTGCACGTGAGGCGGCCAATAAGAAGAAGACCGCCGTTGAAGTCGTCACGGCCACCGGCCACCGCTGCTGCTTGTCCTTCGCCCTCTCGGATCCTCCAGAGGTCTCTTACCTCGATCTCGAGTGGCCGCGGGAAGGCTCAGTCGAACCCGTGGGCCCCTCCCGCCTGCCCGCGTATCCCTACGTCCGGGCAACTGACGAGGACCTCGTCCTCTTCGAAATCTCCATCCCAAGCCAGCCCTACGACTTGCCGTCAGATCTGTTCGTCTACACAGCTGGTCGTACCCCCTGGGTGGATCAGCTCCCTCTGTACACTGAGCCCATGGTAAGGCCGTTTCTGATGTCAAAATTCACCACAGGCATCCTCCGCCTCCCGGACAACAGCTACATCGTTTCCGACCTCAAGGTCTACCAGAAAAAGAAGGGCCCTGAAAATTATTCCATGTTTGTCGAGCTCTGCGTCTTCAATTCCAAGACCAAAGAGTGGAAACACTTCCTCGAGAAGCCTGCCCCCCAGCCGCAAGACGAGAGCAATACCCAGTTCCCCATCCTGTGGTCAACTAAGGAGGTGCTTGCTTTTGGCCGCAGGTTCCTCTGCTGTGTCGACTACTTGAGCGGTGTACTGCTATGCGACTTCTCCAATTTAGAGTCCCCGGTGCTCCACTTCGTGCCTTTCCCTGGAGAAGATGGGTACTGTGAGAAGCTACAGATCATGCCTTTCCTTGGAGGAAAAGAGAACTCTAAGAAGGCACAGATGGCAAAATGCTTAGCGGCGAGATTCCGACGTGTGTCCGTCAGCCAAGGCATGATGCACTTTGTCCGCATTGATGGCTGGTGTCCGGGTCTTGAGAGAAGCCAAGGGCAACAGCAGCCTCTCCAAAAGATCACAGTATGGACTTTGGATATCGGGGATGGTAGCAAGTTCAAGTGGAAGATTCATTGGGGGATCAACCTGGATCTTCTCTGGGCGCAAGATGGTTTCCATGCTCTGGACATACCTCGCTGTCTTCCCGAGTTCCCATTCGTCTGTGCGAACAATCCGGACGCCCTATGCTGCCTGTTGAGTAAAGAGGAACTTTCTGGACAGCCGTGGATGATCATGGTTGACATGAACCAGGAAGATCTGCAGACATCTACTAAACATGTCAATCAGCAGCCCTACAATGCTGCGTGCGTGAATGAGAAAAAACCCATGGAGGCTCACCAAATCTTCTTTTCTAATGTGCCCCTACTTCCAACTGTCTTCTCCAAATACCTTGTAAGGCCAACAG TGATACCCCGGGACAGCAAGCTCAAGCTCGCAGCTAGCTCTTCAGAGGAGACTGGAGAAAGCTTAAGTTTGCAATGTGAGTTCGAAGACCTGAAAACTGATGACCCGGCTTGGAACCTTCTTCTGGTTGGTCACACAAAAGATGGTTTTTGTCCTCAATGTTGCACTGATAGGATGAGGATGATGGGATGA